The Acidimicrobiales bacterium genomic interval ACCATGCCGGGCACGGCGAGCGCTAGGCCTCCTGCATGACCCCGGGTGGCCATGGATCGGATGAACACGCCCGAAGCCGTGGCCTCCGCCATGCGAACCCGGTCGCCAAGGATGGCACCCCCGGTAAGTGGGGACGACGGATCGACGGCCAGTACGGCCGGCCGTCGCCCCCGTTCGACCAGTCGGGTTGTCCAGGCGGCGACCAGGGTGGACTTGCCGGCACCCGGTGGCCCGGTCAGACCGATCACGTGGGAACGATGCCCGTTGCCAGTCGCTCCGCCAGAAGCCCTTTCGCCGAGTTCCGACCAGGCCCGTTCGGCCACCTCGTCGGCCGGTGGCCCGCCCCGTTCGACGAGGGTCAGGAGCCGAGCGGTGGCCCGACGTTCGCCACCCCGGGCGGCGGCCACTAGTTCGGCAATGGACCTGGTCTCCCCGGGCACCGCCGATCAGCTCCGGGTGTCGGCGGCCGCCCGGATGCAGGCCACGACCTCCTCGGCCGAAGCCCCCGGACCGAGCACCCCGGCCACGCCGGCGGCGGCCATGGCGGGTCGGTCTTCGTCGGGGACGATGCCACCGATCACCACCGGCACGTCCAGTCCGGCGTCCGCCAGCGCCTGGACCATGCGGGGGGCCAGCGTCAGGTGTCCGGCGTTGAGCATCGAAATGCCGACCACGTCGACGTCCTCCTGCTCGACCGCGTCGATGATGGTGTCTGTGGTCTGGCGTAGGCCGAGGTACACGACCTCCACGCCGCCGTCACGCAACATCCGGGCCACCACCTTGAGGCCCCGGTCGTGGCCATCCAACCCCAACTTGGCCAAAACGACCCGCAACGGCGTCTCGTTCATCACACCACCGCCCGTTCTACGTATGTCCCGAACTCGGCCTCGAGCGTGTCGACGACCTCGCCGACGGTGGCCCGGGCCCGGACGGCATCGACCAGAGCAGGCATGAGGTTGACGGTGGGCTGGGCGGCGTTGGCGGCCACCTGGGCCAGCGTCGAGGCCACCACTGCGTCATCGCGCTCCTGTCTGACGGTAGCCAGGCGTTTGCATTGGAGGTCCTCTGTGTCCTGACTGATGCGCAGCAAGCGGCGGCGCTCCGGATCATCGCCCTCGGTGAACGCGTTGACGCCCACCACGATCCGCTCTCCGGCGTTCACCTCACGCTCGTAGCGGTAGGCGGCATCGGCGATCTCGCCGACAAACCAGCCGCTGTCGATCCCGGCGTACACACCCTCGAGCAGCGAGCCATCCCCTAGACCTTCGAGGTGGGCGAAGACCTCCTCGGCCCGGCGTTCCATCTCGTCGGTCATCCACTCCACGTAAGCCGAACCGCCCAACGGGTCGGCCGTGTTGACCACACCGGTTTCATGGGCGATGACCTGCTGGGTACGGAGGGCGACACGAACCGCTTCCTCACTCGGAAGCGCCAGGGCCTCATCGTAGGAATCGGTATGGAGGCTCTGGGTGCCGCCCAGGACGCCGGCTAAAGCCTGGATGGCCACCCGGGCGATGTTCACCTCGGGCTGATGAGCAGTAAGCGACACGCCGGCGGTCTGCGTGTGGAACCGTAGCTTCAGGCTTCGTTCGTCATTTGCGCCGTAACGATCACGCATCCAGCGGGCCCAGAGGCGCCGAGCCGCCCGGAACTTACCCACCTCCTCGAAGAAGTCGTTGTGGCTGTTGAAGAAGAAGCTCAGCCGCGGGGCGAAATCGTCGACGTCCATGCCGGCGGCCACTGCCGCCTCCACATAGGCGAACCCGTTGGCCAACGTGAAGGCCAACTCCTGGGCGGCCGTCGAACCGGCCTCACGGATGTGATAGCCGGAGATTGACACCGGGTTCCAACGGGGCATTTCGGCGGCAGTGAATGCCATGACATCGGTGACCAGTCGAACCGACGGGCGTGGCGGGAAGATGTACTCCTTCTGGGCCTGGTACTCCTTGAGGATGTCGTTCTGGAGCGTGCCGCTCAGGTGACCCCGGGTGACACCACCCTCCTCGGCGACGACGACGTACATGGCAAGGAGGATGGGCGCCGGCCCGTTGATGGTCATCGACGTGGACACAGTTCCCAGGTCGATGCCGGCGTACAGGTCGACCATGTCCTCGACGGTGTCGACGGCCACCCCGGCACGGCCAACCTCGCCAAGTGCCCAGTCGTGGTCCGAGTCGCGGCCCATGAGCGTGGGCATGTCGAACGCCGTGGACAGGCCGGTGCCCCCGGCGGCCAGTAGTTCGCGAAAGCGGGCGTTGGTGTCGGTAGCCGTGCCGAAGCCAGCGAACATCCGCATGGTCCACAGGCGGGACCGGTACATGTCGGCGTGCACCCCCCGGGTGTACGGAAACTCGCCGGGTAACGGTCCGTCGCCGTACACCCGGTCGACGGGAATCCCCGACAGGGTGCGATACCGGTCATCCGGTGACGATGCTTCCGAGGTGCGACCTCTGGCCCTACCGGTGTTCTTATCAGTCATCCCTCAAGGGTACTAGGACATCCGACTATCTACCAACCAACTGTCCCGCTACGCTGGAGGGATGCCTCCCCCGGACGCCCCCCTCCCCTTCGACCCGATCTCCGAGGCCCGTCGCAACTGGGAGGCCAGAGGTTGGGGAGCCGTGGACGCCATGGCAGCCGCCACGTCGATCACCCGGGCCCACCAGATCCTTCTCAAGCGGATCGACACGACCCTCGAGTCGTTCGACCTGATGTTCAGCCGCTTCGAGGCTCTGGCCCTGCTGTCGTTCACCCGGACCGGCACCATGCCCATGGGTCGCATGGGCGAACGGCTCCAGGTGCATCCCACCAGCGTCACCAACACCGTCGACCGGTTGGAGGCCCAAGGGCTGGTGGCCAGAATTCCCCACCCGACTGACCGGCGGACCACGCTGGTCGAGATCACTCCTGCGGGACGCACACGTGTCGAGAGGGCTGCCGCCGCGCTGGGCGACGTGGGGTTCGGTCTGGACGGCATGAAGACATCGGATCTGACCGCGGTCACCAACAGCCTCCACTCGCTGCGCGCCGCCGCCGGGGACTTCTGATTCCGCTCATTACCCGTAACGGGTCCTCCTGCCACAGGTCCTCCAGTGCCCGGCCCTCCAGAAGCGGGTCCGACGGCAACGGGTCCGCTCCCCTAGGGTCCGCCCCGTGATCGTCTCCACCGCTATCGGGCTTCTGGCCCTCGTGATCGGCCTCATCATCGGCTGGCCGGTGCTGGTGCTCCTGTCCATCATCTTCACCATCGTGCAGATAGTGATGCTGGCGGCCAAGACCGCCGTAGAGCGAAACGACGTGAAGGTGGCCGAGCGCCTGGCGGCCAAAAAGGCCCGCCACGAACGCGGCTGAGCACCCATCGCTGGATCCAATCGGTCCGGCGGCCTCCGGACCGATTGGACCTCCGGGCCGACGATCCGGCAGGCTGACACCATGTCTGACACCACCTCAACCACACCCACGGCCCGGCCAGCAGATATCGCCGCCCACCCGAAGCTAAACATCGTCTACCGGACCGATCCTGACCGGATCGCACCACTGCTGCCACCGGGGATTGAACCCACCGGCAGCCCGAACGTGTACGTCGGGATCTACTGCGTACCCATCCGCAACGAACCCGAGTACGGCGTGTCCACCAAGGTCGACGCCGTGTGGAACGGAATCGAAGGCCAGTACTCGTTCGGGATCGGTATCGACCAGGAAGCGGCGATCTTCGTCAGCTCCGAGACCAACGGCCAGCCCAAGTTCCCGTGCACTACCCGCTACTTCCGCCTCGGTGACCGCATCGAGGCCACCTGTACCCATCAGGGGTACACGTTCCTGGAGTTCCGGGGCACGGTCACCGGCGAAGCGGACACCGACGGGTCCGATGTCGTGCACGACGAGTGGTGGACGAAGTACTCCCGGGCCATCGGGGGCGCCGAGGGCCAGTGGGATTTCCCCCCGCATGTGGTGCACGTCCACCAGGTCAGCGAACCGGTCCACGTCGAGACCCTCGACGGCGAGCTGGTGCTGCGGGACAGCCCGTGGGATCCATACACCGAACTCCTGCCCATGGAAGACCTGGTTGATGCCCGACTGGTGACGTCCCGACACAAGGAACGCTCGATCACCAACGGCGGGCCCCTAGATCCAGTGACCTTCTGGCCGTACGCCGACACCATTGGCGGCTCGCGTTGGCCCGGCGAACGTGGCGGCCCGAAGTTGGCCTGGTAGCAACCGCATCTAGATCCGAGAAACAGGAGCACACCCGTGCTGAGCAGGTTTGACGACTATCCGATCCACCAGACGCCCGATCCGATCGCCATGCCGGCATCCAGCGACAAGGACGTCTACGAGCGCTACTGGTTCAACGGCTACTCCACGACCGGCGATATGTACTTCGGGATCGGCACCGCCCTGTACCCCCACCTGGGGATCCGAGACTGCGGCATCAGCATCGCCGTGGACGGCGTACAGCACGCATTCCACGCCTCGTGTCGAATCGAGGGCGACCCGGCCGACCAGATCGTTGGACCGTTCCGCCTGGATGTCCTCGAGGCCATGCGTTCGTGCCGGGTGGTGCTCGAATCCAACGAGACTGACTTCGCGTGTGACCTGACCTTCGAAGGCCGGACCGGCAACGTGGAGGAACCCCGGCACCACTGGGGTGGCGACATCCGCCGCACCATGGACACCACCCGGTTCACCCAAATGGGTCGCTGGGCGGGTTGGATCGAGTTCGACGGCCGTCGCATTGATTTCGATCCCGACACCACCCGGGGCACCAAGGACCGCTCCTGGGGCATACGGCCCCTGGCCGGCGGTGATCAGCGAGGCGCCCCGGTCCCGCCGGCCCGATCCAGCCTCTTCTTCCTGTGGGCACCGCTGAACTTCGACGACCTGTGCGTGCACTACCAACTCTTCGAGGATTCGCTAGGGCGGCCGCTGTCCAGCGTGGGCGCACTGCTGCCCACCTACGACACGCTGGCCGACCTGCCAGGCATCGAGGACCCGGGGGCCCGCCACATGCGGGCCCATGAGCACCGCCTGCAGTTCGACGCTGGCAGTCGACTGGCCCATACCGCCGACCTCTCGTTCACTGCGGTAGACGACGGATCACGCCACGAGTTCCATTTGGAACGGATCTTCACCTTCCGGATGAAGGGCATCGGCTACCACCACCCCGAATGGGGCCACGGCGCATGGAAGGGCGACCTGGCCATGGCTTCGGAGAAGTGGGACATGGACGCCGTTGACGACCAGGCATTCGAGAACCAGCACTGCCAGCACCTGATGCGGGCCGCTATGGGCGACCGGGTCGGCATCGGCGTGCTCGAGCAACTGTGCGTCGGGCCGTACAAGCCCTACGGATTCGACGGGTTCGTCGGCCGTTCCGGCTGAGCTCAGCCAGCCGGGGTCTCCCCGGCGCCAGCAGCGCTCGCCCGCCTGCGAGCGGCGCGACCGGAACGGGCCGGTACCGGGGTAGGTGTCATCGAATGATCGAACCGTCGGTACCAAGCTCGAAAGGCTGAGAGGTCGGCTCCAGTCGGACCCACGTCCGGGACCTGGGTGCCAGTGACCGTCCGGACCATCACGGAGAACCCGTCCACTGGGGTCACGTGCACCACTTCGTCCGCACCATCAGGCAGCCGGACGACCAGCGCACCCGGGCCGCACACCCGGGCCCGTAGCCCGTCCGGCCCGATTCCCACCCACATACCGGGGTCATCAACGGAAGGTGCTCCGTCGATCGCCCCGGCATAGGCCAAGATTCCGGCCAGCACGTCCTCAGGATGCCCCGGACGGACCTCCGGTCTATAGCCGGCCTCAGCGGTGGTTCGATATCGGGTTTCAACGCCGGTGTCTGCGACGGCGTCGAGAACAGGCGGTGGCGAGGTCGGCGGCTCACCCTCACGACCGTTGAACGCCCACACGGTGCCGCCGACCACCTCGGTGGGCCACACCCTCAACCGGGCCGTTTTCGGGATGGGGCCATCGGCGGCCGACGTGCACGCCCCACTGTGGCTGAAACACCACTCGTGCAGCGGGCACACCACCTCGTCATCGTCGATCCGTCCGCCGACGGCCAAGTCGGCGCCCAGATGCGGGCAGACCGAGTGGGTGACCAGTGCCCGACCGTCCGGAGTCCGTCCGACAGCCAGGTCCTGACCGAACACGGCCAACGGAACAAGGACACCCACGGGAAGATCGTCGACGCCAGCCACGGCGAACCAGCCCACAGGAAACGGCGGCCGATGCAGCGGCGGTCCGACCACCCCGGCTACTCCTCCTCCTCGTCGTCGGGCAGTCCGTCCCCGGCATCGAATTCGTCAGGGCTACCGGACACCACCGGGATGAGAGCCTCGGCGGCCACCATCGGGTTGGGGAACTCCTTGACGCCACAGACCTTCCCATCCCGGAAACGCCAAAGGGCAATGTAGGTGTTTCGGTAGGGCCTACCGGTGTGGGTCACGTGGCCGTCGGACTCGTATTCCACGACCAGCAGATCGGGATCCAGGCACTCGTGCACGGTAGTCAGCGAGAGGGTGAACACGAAGGTGCCCAGGCGCGAAGCCAGGTAGTTACCGATCTCACGACCGCCTTCGAGACGCACCGGTGGGTCGGCAAACGGGAGCTCGAGGACCCAGTCCGGGGTGTAGCACTCGGACAGTTCGCCTGCCCGGCCGGTCCCGAACAGCGAGATGACGTGCTCGAGCAACGCCCGGTTGGCCGCTCGTCGTTCGACCTGGCCGCCCGATGCACGATCGTCGGACGCCTCAGCCACGGCTTAGTCCCGGTACGACGGGTCGTCGCGGTCGAGCAGGGTCTTCTGCTCGGCGAAGTGGGCCACACCCTGGTCGGTGAACCGGGTCCACATGCGGGCCACCGAGTCGGCCAGATCGTCGCCCATGGGGCTGAGCGGTCGACCGGTGCTCAAGGCCAGCACCGTGGTCCGACAGGCTCGCTCCAAGAAGTAGAGCTCCTCGAACGCGTGGGCCACCGACTCACCGACCACGGTCACCCCGTGGTTGCCCATCATCATCACCGAGTGTCCATCGATGGCCTCGGCCACCCGGGCACCCTCGACCGGGTCGTCGGGCGGCCCGCCCATCTCCGAGTCGTAGACGATCCGGCCCCAAAACCGGGCCGGAGCCGGGTGCACCGGGGGAATGGTCGGATCGGTCAGACCGATCAGAGCTGCGGCGTACGGCGGGTGGCAGTGCAGAACGGCCCGGGCCGTGGGGATGCGCTGATGGATGGCCCCGTGGATGCACCAGGCCGAAGGATCCGGCGCATCGGGTCGCTCCATGGTCGACGGGTCGTCGGCGTCCAACAGGATCAGTTCGCTGGCCCGAACCAGAGAGAAGTGCCGCCACTTCGGATTGCAGAGGAACCGCTTCCCGTCGGGCGAGACCGCAGCGCTGAAGTGGTTGGCCACCGACTCGTGAAGGTCGAATCGGGCAGCCAAACGAAAGGCAGCTGCCAGGTCGACGCGAATCTGAGCCTCGTCGAGTTCCTCCAAGCCTGACGGTTCACCCTCCGCGTAGTAGACGTCAGATTCGTCAATGGTGGTCATGGCGTCAGTCTGGTCCAGTTCCGCCGTCGATACGAGCCCCGGATGGTCCAGCAGCCCAGCGGCTCAACGGCTACGGAGCTTGGGATCCAGTGCGTCCCGCAGGCCGTCGCCGATGAAGTTGACGCTGATCACGGTGAGTGAGATGAGCACCCCCGGTCCGACGACCCGCATCGGGGTCAGGTTGATGAAGTCCTTACCGTCGTACAGCAGCCGACCCCACGTCGGGAAGTCCGACGGGAACCCGAGACCCAGAAACGACAGCGCCGACTCGGTGATGATGGCGACCGCCATGCCGAGCGCCGCGGCGACCATGACCGGGCTGAGGCAGTTGGGGAGAATATGGCGGAAGATCACGTTGCGGCGCCGGGTCCCGATGCTGTGGGCGGCGGCCACAAACTCCTGCTCCTTGATGGTCAGCACCGCGCCCCGTACCACCCGGGCGGTCTGCATCCAGCTGGTGATGCCGATGATGAACACGATGAGCATGAAGATGCCCTGTTCCGGACCGAAGGTGGCCCGCAGACTGTCACGGAACAACATGATGATGACCAGCAAAAGGGGCAGCACCGGCAGGGCCAGGAACAGATCGGTGAGGCGCATGAGCACCCCGTCGAGCCGCTTGAAGAACCCGGCCAGAACACCGATCGTGGTGCCCAGGAAGACCGACAACGCCATGGCCGTGATGGCCACCAGCAGTGAAATACGGCCCCCAACCATGGAGCGGGCCACCATGTCACGGCCCAGATTGTCGGTGCCCAACGGATGGCTCCACGTCGGGCTCAAGTTTCGCATCTTGATGTCGATCTCGACCGCGTCGTAGGGCATCAGGTACGGCCCGACGAAGCTGGCCACCGTCACGAACAGGAAGGCACACAGGCCTACGAGAGCGCCCTTGTGACGGCGAAACTGGCGCCAGACGTCGCCGCGGAGCGACCGGTGCTTGGGGCCCGCTCCCGACGCGGTAGCGACGACCACCTCCGGGCTCGCGAGGACCTTGGACTCAGTCATAACGGATCCTCGGGTCGAGCATCCCGTAGACCACATCGGCGACGAGGTTGAACAGCACCGTGAGTGCGGCGATCAGGAAGGACAGCGTCTGGACCATCGGAATGTCACCACCGTGGATCGAGCTGATCAGCAGGTGGCCAATGCCGTTGATCCGGAAGATCTGTTCGGTGATGAGGGCGCCGGCGAAGATCCCCGGCACCTGCAGGGCGATCAGGGTGACAACCGGGATGAGGCTGTTGCGCAACACGTGGCGCACCAAGACCCGCTTCTCCTTGAGGCCCTTGGATCGAGCTGTCCGGACGTAGTCCTCCGAGAGGTTGTCCAGCATCGACGACCGGGTGAATCGGCTTAGGGCCGCGGCGTTGAACATTGAGAGCACGCCCACTGGGAGCACGATCTGTTTGATCTGGGCCACAAACGAACTCCAGTCGGTGACCTCGAGCGTCGTGTCGTAGTACGACGGGAACCAGCCCAGCTTCACGCTGAAGATGACAATGGCCAACAGGCCGGTGAAGAAGGTCGGCACCGAGTAGCCCACCATGGAGATGAAGGTGCCGATCTGGTCGAACACCGAGTACTGCCGGTAGGCGGAGATCACACCGACCGGGACGGCGATGAGGATCCNGAACACGAAGGCCAGGCCCATCACCCATGTGGTCTGGGGAAGACGCTCCGCAATGGTCTCGACCACCGGACCTCGTGACTGCCAGGAGATGACCCGGGTCCGCTCGCCGCTGCCGATCTGGACGTTGAACAGCTGTTCGATCAGGCTGATTGGCTCGTGGATCATGACCTGCTTGACCCACAGGAGCCACTTGACCAGGAACGGGTCGTTGACCCCCATGGACTCGCGGATCTGTTCCCGAACCTCTCGGGGGATGGTTAGCGGCAGGTGGGAAGTTGGATCGCCGGGCGCCAGATCAAGGATGGCGAAAATGATGAAGCTGATGGCAACCAGCGTCGGCACGGCAATCGCCGCTCGGCGACCGATAAACCAGAGCATCTCCCTCCCCCTCTCTCGCCTAGCGGGCCGAAATCATGAGGCGGGATCCCGCCGAAAACGAACCCGACCGGAGGGGCCCGCGGCACAGTATGCCGCGGGCCCCTCCGGTCTGACGGTTCTCAGATCAGGTCAGGACGATTAGTCCCGAGCCCACTCCTCCAAGTTCCACAACTCTGCATCCCATGGGTTGAGCTTGTACCCGGTCAGCGAGTTGGACGCTGCCGAGACGCTGCCCCGGTGGATCAACGGAATGATCGAGTAGTTGCCAACCACCAAGTCGTTCAGGGCAATGGTGATCTCGTTACGGCGATCGATATCCGCGGTCTGGGTCAGCTCGGCGTACAGAGCGTCATACTCGTCGCTCTGGAAGCGCTGAACATTGCTGCCCTGCCAATTGGTGCTCTCGCCGCTGATGTTCGACGAGGTCCAACTGCCCATGTAGGCCTGCGAATCCACACCAGCTGCACCGTTGGTGTACATCTCGATGTCGGCGTAGAACTTGCCGTAGGTATCCGGGCTACCCGGATCGCCACCGAAGAACACCGAAGCATCAATGTTTCGAAGTTCGGTATCCACACCGATCTTGGCCCAGTCCTGCTTGACGAGCTCCTGGGTGGCCTGACGCACCGTGTTGGTGGACGTCTGGTACAGGATCTTCATCGGCATGCCGTCGGGCGTCTCGCGCACCCCATCACCATCGGTGTCGAGGT includes:
- a CDS encoding cobalamin-dependent protein (Presence of a B(12) (cobalamin)-binding domain implies dependence on cobalamin itself, in one of its several forms, or in some unusual lineages, dependence on a cobalamin-like analog.), whose amino-acid sequence is MNETPLRVVLAKLGLDGHDRGLKVVARMLRDGGVEVVYLGLRQTTDTIIDAVEQEDVDVVGISMLNAGHLTLAPRMVQALADAGLDVPVVIGGIVPDEDRPAMAAAGVAGVLGPGASAEEVVACIRAAADTRS
- a CDS encoding methylmalonyl-CoA mutase family protein; amino-acid sequence: MTDKNTGRARGRTSEASSPDDRYRTLSGIPVDRVYGDGPLPGEFPYTRGVHADMYRSRLWTMRMFAGFGTATDTNARFRELLAAGGTGLSTAFDMPTLMGRDSDHDWALGEVGRAGVAVDTVEDMVDLYAGIDLGTVSTSMTINGPAPILLAMYVVVAEEGGVTRGHLSGTLQNDILKEYQAQKEYIFPPRPSVRLVTDVMAFTAAEMPRWNPVSISGYHIREAGSTAAQELAFTLANGFAYVEAAVAAGMDVDDFAPRLSFFFNSHNDFFEEVGKFRAARRLWARWMRDRYGANDERSLKLRFHTQTAGVSLTAHQPEVNIARVAIQALAGVLGGTQSLHTDSYDEALALPSEEAVRVALRTQQVIAHETGVVNTADPLGGSAYVEWMTDEMERRAEEVFAHLEGLGDGSLLEGVYAGIDSGWFVGEIADAAYRYEREVNAGERIVVGVNAFTEGDDPERRRLLRISQDTEDLQCKRLATVRQERDDAVVASTLAQVAANAAQPTVNLMPALVDAVRARATVGEVVDTLEAEFGTYVERAVV
- a CDS encoding MarR family transcriptional regulator, with the translated sequence MPPPDAPLPFDPISEARRNWEARGWGAVDAMAAATSITRAHQILLKRIDTTLESFDLMFSRFEALALLSFTRTGTMPMGRMGERLQVHPTSVTNTVDRLEAQGLVARIPHPTDRRTTLVEITPAGRTRVERAAAALGDVGFGLDGMKTSDLTAVTNSLHSLRAAAGDF
- a CDS encoding acetoacetate decarboxylase family protein, which encodes MSDTTSTTPTARPADIAAHPKLNIVYRTDPDRIAPLLPPGIEPTGSPNVYVGIYCVPIRNEPEYGVSTKVDAVWNGIEGQYSFGIGIDQEAAIFVSSETNGQPKFPCTTRYFRLGDRIEATCTHQGYTFLEFRGTVTGEADTDGSDVVHDEWWTKYSRAIGGAEGQWDFPPHVVHVHQVSEPVHVETLDGELVLRDSPWDPYTELLPMEDLVDARLVTSRHKERSITNGGPLDPVTFWPYADTIGGSRWPGERGGPKLAW
- a CDS encoding Rieske 2Fe-2S domain-containing protein codes for the protein MVGPPLHRPPFPVGWFAVAGVDDLPVGVLVPLAVFGQDLAVGRTPDGRALVTHSVCPHLGADLAVGGRIDDDEVVCPLHEWCFSHSGACTSAADGPIPKTARLRVWPTEVVGGTVWAFNGREGEPPTSPPPVLDAVADTGVETRYRTTAEAGYRPEVRPGHPEDVLAGILAYAGAIDGAPSVDDPGMWVGIGPDGLRARVCGPGALVVRLPDGADEVVHVTPVDGFSVMVRTVTGTQVPDVGPTGADLSAFRAWYRRFDHSMTPTPVPARSGRAARRRASAAGAGETPAG
- a CDS encoding nuclear transport factor 2 family protein; its protein translation is MAEASDDRASGGQVERRAANRALLEHVISLFGTGRAGELSECYTPDWVLELPFADPPVRLEGGREIGNYLASRLGTFVFTLSLTTVHECLDPDLLVVEYESDGHVTHTGRPYRNTYIALWRFRDGKVCGVKEFPNPMVAAEALIPVVSGSPDEFDAGDGLPDDEEEE
- a CDS encoding class II aldolase/adducin family protein, whose translation is MTTIDESDVYYAEGEPSGLEELDEAQIRVDLAAAFRLAARFDLHESVANHFSAAVSPDGKRFLCNPKWRHFSLVRASELILLDADDPSTMERPDAPDPSAWCIHGAIHQRIPTARAVLHCHPPYAAALIGLTDPTIPPVHPAPARFWGRIVYDSEMGGPPDDPVEGARVAEAIDGHSVMMMGNHGVTVVGESVAHAFEELYFLERACRTTVLALSTGRPLSPMGDDLADSVARMWTRFTDQGVAHFAEQKTLLDRDDPSYRD
- a CDS encoding ABC transporter permease — translated: MTESKVLASPEVVVATASGAGPKHRSLRGDVWRQFRRHKGALVGLCAFLFVTVASFVGPYLMPYDAVEIDIKMRNLSPTWSHPLGTDNLGRDMVARSMVGGRISLLVAITAMALSVFLGTTIGVLAGFFKRLDGVLMRLTDLFLALPVLPLLLVIIMLFRDSLRATFGPEQGIFMLIVFIIGITSWMQTARVVRGAVLTIKEQEFVAAAHSIGTRRRNVIFRHILPNCLSPVMVAAALGMAVAIITESALSFLGLGFPSDFPTWGRLLYDGKDFINLTPMRVVGPGVLISLTVISVNFIGDGLRDALDPKLRSR
- a CDS encoding ABC transporter permease: MLWFIGRRAAIAVPTLVAISFIIFAILDLAPGDPTSHLPLTIPREVREQIRESMGVNDPFLVKWLLWVKQVMIHEPISLIEQLFNVQIGSGERTRVISWQSRGPVVETIAERLPQTTWVMGLAFVFXILIAVPVGVISAYRQYSVFDQIGTFISMVGYSVPTFFTGLLAIVIFSVKLGWFPSYYDTTLEVTDWSSFVAQIKQIVLPVGVLSMFNAAALSRFTRSSMLDNLSEDYVRTARSKGLKEKRVLVRHVLRNSLIPVVTLIALQVPGIFAGALITEQIFRINGIGHLLISSIHGGDIPMVQTLSFLIAALTVLFNLVADVVYGMLDPRIRYD